In Clostridium sp. 'White wine YQ', the following proteins share a genomic window:
- a CDS encoding cold-shock protein: MINGVVKWFDTKRGYGFISADDGNDVFVHFSQVKERQGDKELHEGESVAFDIVQKGKGPQAINVEKM; this comes from the coding sequence ATGATAAATGGAGTAGTTAAATGGTTTGATACTAAAAGGGGTTATGGATTTATTTCAGCAGACGATGGAAATGATGTTTTCGTACATTTTTCACAAGTAAAGGAAAGACAAGGGGATAAAGAATTACACGAAGGTGAGTCTGTGGCATTTGATATTGTGCAGAAAGGCAAAGGACCACAAGCTATTAATGTTGAGAAAATGTAA